A stretch of DNA from Shewanella sediminis HAW-EB3:
ATAAAATGCGGATAGGTTAACGAGTAAGCCGTTTCAACAATATTGAGCCTGAACTTTCTCTGGCTTAACTCAGGCTCAAACTCATCAGGTCGTGTTAATTGGGCGACTTGGTTGAGTACCTGTCGCAGATCCGGGGCCAGTAGCATCGCCTTAGGGGTGGGTCTCAAACCATAAGCCGTTCTTTCGAAGAGCGGGTCGTCGAAGGTGAGTCTCAATCTGGCGAGCTGTTTACTTACCGCCGATTGACTCAAATGAAGTCTGGCAGCCGCCGCGGTGACGCTTTGCTCCTCCAGCAGAACTTCAAGAACGCTTAGCAGGTTAAAGTCAAAATTTTTCAATCTGTTACCATTTTATAAACTTAAGCTGAATGTTCAGGAACCGTTGACCTTTCATTATTTGGAATCTATTGCCACTGAAAAAGGCCGATGAGAGGTGTAAATTTGTAGTCTGGTTATTTAGGATAAGCAGACACATTCCCATCATAGAGGGTTTATTGAGTGGGGGAAAGCCGTTAAATATTCTGCTTTGATTGACAGAAATATAACTGTTAATCCATAGTTATAAGGTTTGGTGTTAGTTTTAACAATCAGTGGAGTACGCGAGTGTCCGATATCCGACAGAATAAACTTTTCACTCTCCTGTTGCTGTCCATTGCATGGTTAAGCTTGGATGTGCACGCGCTGTTCGAGCCTCAGTTAAAGTCCGCAGAGTATTGGGTCACCAATGAGTTTCAACCATCAACCCTGACTCAAGCCGAGCAGATGCAGGAGATGAACTGGTTTGTCGAGGCCAGTAAGCCCTATTTCGGCTTACAGATCCGGGTGGTGTCGGAGCGAATAGCCACCCACGGGTATGAAGCCAGCGTACTTGCCAAAGCATTTTTTGAAATAACGGGTATTCATGTCGTCCATGAATTAACCGGTGAAGATGATGTCATCAATAAACTCTCGGCGCAGATCTTTACCCATCAAAATCTCTACGATGCCTACATCAACGACAGCGATCTGATTGGCACCCACTTTAGGTCCAACGCCGTCCTTCCCTTATCTGACTTTATGAAGAACGAGGGTGCGGCAGTCACTCTACCCACATTGGACCTGCAAGATTTTATCGGACTAAAATTCACCACAGGGCCCGATGGCAAGTTATATCAACTGCCGGATCAGCAGTTTGCTAACCTCTATTGGTATAGACACGATTGGTTTAACCGGGAAGATTTTAAGCAACGTTTTAGATTGCGATACGGTTATGAGCTTGGGGTTCCGCAGAACTGGCAAGCCTATGAAGATATCGCCGAGTTTTTCAGTGACGATGTTAAAGAGATAGAAGGGAAACGGATCTATGGGCATATGGATTACGCAAAAACAGATCCATCACTTGGCTGGAGAATGTCGGATGCCTGGCTCTCTATGGCGGGGGTGGGAGATAAGGGGTTACCTAATGGACTGCCGGTGGATGAGTGGGGGATCAGAGTCGAGCAGTGCCGTCCGGTAGGGGCGAGTGTCGAGCGAGGTGGCGCCTTAAATGGCCCAGCTTCCGTGTATGCGGTCGACAAATTTATCTATTGGCTACATCGTTTTGCGCCTGAGGAGTCTATCGAGCTTAACTTCACTCAGGCCGGAGAGTGGCCGGGTAAAGGGCTCATCGCCCAGCAGATATTTTGGTATACGGCATTTGTCGCCGATCTCACTAAGCCTGGCTTGCCGGTGATGAATCCCGATGGCACGCCGAAGTGGCGCGTCGCTCCTTCTCCGGTGGGGAAATATTGGCAAGATGGGATGAAGTCGGGTTATCAGGATACCGGTGCATGGACCTTGTTAAAAAATACCCCGTTAGAAAGACAGCAGGCTGCATGGCTCTATGCCCAATTTGTCGTATCTAAAACCGTATCACTTAAAAAAACCTTAGTGGGATTAACACCTATTCGCCTGTCAGATATTGAATCGGATGTGATGACGCAAAGAGCGCCTTATCTGGGGGGCTTGGTCGAATTCTATCGTAGTAGAGGCCGAGATGTATGGACGCCTACGGGAACCAATGTGCCCGACTATCCGGGTCTGGCAAATTACTGGTGGCACTATATTTCACAGATAATCGAGGGCAAGGTGACGGTACAAAAAGGGATGGATAACTTTGCTGCCGCCGTGGATAAACGACTGAAGCGTATTGGAAAAAGGGCTGATATGAAGTGCGCCCCCAAATTAAATCCAATCTCGAAGAGGGAGTTCTGGCTGAATGCTCCCGGGGCGCCTAAGCGCGAAATATCCGCGACTCAAGTGGGAAAGACACTTTCTTATGAGGAGGCGATCAATGTTTGGAAGTAGCGATTATGTGAGCCTCCAATGGCTGAGTGCTATAGGGTTGAGTTTATTAATCAGCTTGAGTGTGAGGGCCGAGACCATTGAGGTGTTAACCTATGAAGAGTCTCCATTCGCGGTGAAAGTAGGTAAAACTCATCACGGCTTATTAGTCGACATGCTTAAAGAGATGTTTTCACGAACCTCACTCGACTATAAACTCAGGTTTATTCCTTTGAAAAGGGCGATCGTCACTACAGAGCGAATGCCTGGTCACTGTGTGTTGCCGGTCGCCAGAAGTCAGGAACGAGAGGCCCACTTTCACTGGATAAGCCCGGTGTTAGTGTCAAGGTACGGGCTTTTCAGCCGCAGCAATCAAACTATTCCGCTGACCAGTTTAAGTGATGCAAAGCCCTATAAAATCGGCAGTTTTCTGGGCAGTGGTATCGGTGAGTATTTAACAGACTTAGGTTATGATGTGGAGTTGGCATCGGTCAGTGCACAAAATTTACGTAAGCTTAAACGAGCACGTATAGAGCTTTGGGCGGCAGAGCTTGTCAGCGCCCAGGAACAGATGCAGAAGCAGGCGATAAATTTTGGTGTGCCAGAACTGATTTTCTATACTTCTCTGCGCGCGATGGCGTGTAATAAAGAGATGCCGCGTGAACAAACTTTAGCGTTAGAAAATGCCCTTAAGTCTATGTATCGGGACGGCTATATGAGTCGCCTCTACCTCGAGTATGGAGTTAAAATTTAAATTTCTCTAGTTGTGTAAGAGGAATTGCGCCGGGTTGAATGGCTCAATGAACGCTTCTGGTTAATTGGCTTCCAATAGAGCTAAAAAAGCCAGACTCGGTCTGGCTTTTTTGTCTTAAAAATCGCTAGGCTAGATCAGTTGTGACTTAATATTTGAATATAAGTATTCTGTAAAATCATCACCATGATTTTGCAGCATCTTAGGGAACATCGAAATAGGTGTAAGTCCCGGGAAGGTATTAATTTCGTTGAGGAGAATTTCATTCTCATCGGTCAGAAAGAAGTCGATGCGGGAGAGATGGCTGAGTTTCATCCCCTTAAATACCTTAACGGCATATTCGCGGATCTCTCGGCTCAATTCATCACTGATATCGGCTTCGACCTTGGTCTCTGCCTGACTGTCTGCGGCATATTTCTCATCGAAGGTATAAAAGGTATTACTGGCACAGATGATTTCGCCCGGCTTAGTTGCAACGATCTCACCGTCCAGCTCATAGGCAGCGACTTCGAGCTCGCGAGCGTGAATGGTTTTTTCGACCACAACATAAGGCGAGTAGGAAAAGGCTTCCTTCAATGAGCTCGCCAGCTCATCGATGCTGTCGACACGATAACAACCCACAGATGAACCTTGAGAAGCAGCTTTGATAAACACAGAGCCCCAGGTCTCTAATGCCTGCTCAGTTTGAGATATCGCATCGTCATTAAATTCGTTAAGAAAGATATAGGGGGTGTTAGGAATGCCAAGTGCACTGAACCACATCTTAGCCGTGACCTTATTAAAACAGTTTCTGCTGGCTTCTGAATCACAGCCAAAATAGGGCAGGTTGATCAGTTCAAAATAGGATTGAATATCACCGGTTTCTCCGGGATAACCATGAATGCAAGGGATCACGTAATCAACGGGCCAGGGGCGCTTGCTTTCATCTTCGAATCTTATCTGCTTTCGGTTAGTCAGTTCGCAAATGTCGCCATCTTTGGTGTGATAATGGCCATCGGCATCCAGCTCAACCCGTAAAACATTAAACCCAGTAATGTCGGCGAGTGAAGTTTCAAAAAAGTTTGCCGATAGCAGGGAAATTGCGTGTTCATCTCCGCCACCACCACATAACAAAAGTAGATTCGTTTGGCTCATTGTATCTTCATCTCCGACATATAAACGTATTTGCAGGCTCACTATGGCTTAACCGATATTTATTGCAACCTCGAAGCGCTAACTTCGCATTTAAATGGCGAATAAACATCCCGAAATGAGGCTGCCGGGAGCCACGGCATTGGAACGAGTATCGGTTGGGTATACTCGGGCTATTTACTTAGCGTGCGAAGTAATATACAATGCTTAGCATGCTAACTAAATTGAGGCGTTTATGGTTGATGATATAAAAATTCTTAAGGAATTATCTCTTGCCGAGCAGTTGAGGCGGGTCGCTCGCTTATGGCGAAATGTAGCCGATAAGGAATTGGCTCCGTTAGGGCTCACTCATCCGCGGTGGACGGCACTGTGGAAATTGCAAAATCTCAATGACAACGTGAGTCAAAAGGCGTTGGCAAAAGCCCTGGAAATCGAACTGGCATCCTTGATGCGCACGCTAAGTCAATTAGAGGATCAAAACCTGATCGTTCGTTACAGCAGTGAAACAGATAAGCGTGTGCGAATTGTCAGCCTGACCGATGAAGGTAAGGCCATGATCACAAAGGTGGAAGCGCGTATTTTACAGATCCGCCGAGATTTGATGACTGGGATCAGTGAAGAGGAACTGAACCAATTTAAACGTACCGTCGAGCTTATTGCCCAAAACGCGTTAGCACAACTAAACGAAAGTGAACAAGACTAAATATTAGTGAAAAGTAGGGGGAGGAATTAGATGACACCAGATCAAAAATTTGCACGCTGGATAAAGATATCAATGTTACTTTTTGTGATGATATTTTCATATTTTATTTTAGCCGATTTTAACATGCCACTGACTCAACAGGCGATGGCAACCAGGGATGTGACTAAGGTTGCCCCTAGGATTAATGGGCCAATCGTCGCAATCAATGTTAAAAATAACCAAGTGGTAAGCAAAGGGGAGGTCCTGTTTTATATCGATTCGACCCCCTACCAACTTAACGTAGAGAAAGCGGCGTTAAACCTGGAGCAGACGCGAAAATCCAATGAAGAGCTGGATGCATCTTTGGCGGCTGCGGCGGCCGAGGTCAAGGCCAGCAGCATCATAGCGCTGCAGAAGCAGGCCGATGCCAAGCGGGTTAACTCTCTGTTCGATCGTAATGGCGTCTCACAGCAGCAAAAAGACAGCCTGGAAAGCGATGCGACGGCTGCGAAAGCGAACCTACTGGCAAGTAAAGCCCGCCTGAAAGAGTTAACGGTACGTCGTGGCGAACTCGATGAAAACAACGTGAATCTACGCGTCGCGTTGAATCAGCTTAAACAAGCAAAGTTAAACCTGTCTTACACTCAGGTCAGAGCCAAGCAAGATGGAACAGTGACCAATCTTCAGCTTCAGGCCGGAGCCTACGCCAGCGCCGGACAACCTCTGCTCGCGCTGGTCTCATCAAAGATAGATATCATCGCCGAT
This window harbors:
- a CDS encoding substrate-binding periplasmic protein, with the protein product MFGSSDYVSLQWLSAIGLSLLISLSVRAETIEVLTYEESPFAVKVGKTHHGLLVDMLKEMFSRTSLDYKLRFIPLKRAIVTTERMPGHCVLPVARSQEREAHFHWISPVLVSRYGLFSRSNQTIPLTSLSDAKPYKIGSFLGSGIGEYLTDLGYDVELASVSAQNLRKLKRARIELWAAELVSAQEQMQKQAINFGVPELIFYTSLRAMACNKEMPREQTLALENALKSMYRDGYMSRLYLEYGVKI
- a CDS encoding MarR family transcriptional regulator, translated to MVDDIKILKELSLAEQLRRVARLWRNVADKELAPLGLTHPRWTALWKLQNLNDNVSQKALAKALEIELASLMRTLSQLEDQNLIVRYSSETDKRVRIVSLTDEGKAMITKVEARILQIRRDLMTGISEEELNQFKRTVELIAQNALAQLNESEQD
- a CDS encoding D-alanine--D-alanine ligase, which produces MSQTNLLLLCGGGGDEHAISLLSANFFETSLADITGFNVLRVELDADGHYHTKDGDICELTNRKQIRFEDESKRPWPVDYVIPCIHGYPGETGDIQSYFELINLPYFGCDSEASRNCFNKVTAKMWFSALGIPNTPYIFLNEFNDDAISQTEQALETWGSVFIKAASQGSSVGCYRVDSIDELASSLKEAFSYSPYVVVEKTIHARELEVAAYELDGEIVATKPGEIICASNTFYTFDEKYAADSQAETKVEADISDELSREIREYAVKVFKGMKLSHLSRIDFFLTDENEILLNEINTFPGLTPISMFPKMLQNHGDDFTEYLYSNIKSQLI
- a CDS encoding ABC transporter substrate-binding protein, whose product is MSDIRQNKLFTLLLLSIAWLSLDVHALFEPQLKSAEYWVTNEFQPSTLTQAEQMQEMNWFVEASKPYFGLQIRVVSERIATHGYEASVLAKAFFEITGIHVVHELTGEDDVINKLSAQIFTHQNLYDAYINDSDLIGTHFRSNAVLPLSDFMKNEGAAVTLPTLDLQDFIGLKFTTGPDGKLYQLPDQQFANLYWYRHDWFNREDFKQRFRLRYGYELGVPQNWQAYEDIAEFFSDDVKEIEGKRIYGHMDYAKTDPSLGWRMSDAWLSMAGVGDKGLPNGLPVDEWGIRVEQCRPVGASVERGGALNGPASVYAVDKFIYWLHRFAPEESIELNFTQAGEWPGKGLIAQQIFWYTAFVADLTKPGLPVMNPDGTPKWRVAPSPVGKYWQDGMKSGYQDTGAWTLLKNTPLERQQAAWLYAQFVVSKTVSLKKTLVGLTPIRLSDIESDVMTQRAPYLGGLVEFYRSRGRDVWTPTGTNVPDYPGLANYWWHYISQIIEGKVTVQKGMDNFAAAVDKRLKRIGKRADMKCAPKLNPISKREFWLNAPGAPKREISATQVGKTLSYEEAINVWK
- a CDS encoding HlyD family secretion protein, which produces MTPDQKFARWIKISMLLFVMIFSYFILADFNMPLTQQAMATRDVTKVAPRINGPIVAINVKNNQVVSKGEVLFYIDSTPYQLNVEKAALNLEQTRKSNEELDASLAAAAAEVKASSIIALQKQADAKRVNSLFDRNGVSQQQKDSLESDATAAKANLLASKARLKELTVRRGELDENNVNLRVALNQLKQAKLNLSYTQVRAKQDGTVTNLQLQAGAYASAGQPLLALVSSKIDIIADFREKSSRRASNGSRALVAFDGEPGQLYTALISSMDAGVSVGQFDANGQLATPTESNRWVRDAQRMRLHLDLDVPYPDILPSGAQATVQLLPDNAVFCLLAKVQINLLSYLHYIY